One stretch of Manis pentadactyla isolate mManPen7 chromosome 10, mManPen7.hap1, whole genome shotgun sequence DNA includes these proteins:
- the PARVG gene encoding gamma-parvin isoform X1: protein MEAETLYNLLQLPKEATPPADEELLQGQKKKYLSPTSRTDPKLAELQKVLMEWINTQLHSEHIVVRSLEEDMFDGLILHHLFQKLAALKVEAEEVALTAASQRRKLEVVLQAANQSLQVEEPQVKWSVETIFNKDLLATLHLLVALAKRFQPDLPLPSNVQVEMVTTESTRSGLKSKKLVEQLTDCSTDKDQPSKDVFDDLFKLAPEKVSAVKEAIVNFVNQKLGRLGLSVQNLDTQFSDGVILLLLIGQLEGFFLHLKEFYLTPSSPAEMLHNVTLALELLKDEGLLSYPISPEDIVNKDAKSTLRVLYSLFYKHKLKESTDGMPCGSLN from the exons ATGGAGGCGGAGACCTTGTACAACCTGCTGCAGCTTCCCAAGGAGGCCACACCGCCAGCAGACGAGGAGCTCCTGCAAG GACAGAAGAAGAAATACCTGTCACCCACCTCCAGGACGGATCCCAAGCTGGCGGAACTGCAGAAG GTGCTGATGGAGTGGATCAACACCCAGCTCCACTCCGAGCACATTGTGGTCCGAAGCCTGGAGGAGGACATGTTCGATGGGCTCATCCTGCACCACCTTTTCC AGAAGCTGGCCGCGCTCAAGGTGGAAGCAGAGGAGGTTGCCTTGACGGCTGCAAGCCAGAGGCGCAAGCTGGAGGTCGTCCTGCAGGCAGCCAACCAGAGTCTGCAGGTGGAGGAACCGCAGGTCAAGTGGAGCGTGGAGA CCATCTTCAACAAGGACCTGCTGGCCACCTTGCACCTCCTTGTGGCCCTGGCCAAGCGCTTCCAGCCTGACCTGCCCCTCCCGAGCAACGTGCAGGTGGAGATGGTCACCACAGAG AGCACCAGGAGTGGCCTGAAGTCGAAGAAGTTGGTGGAACAGCTCACGGACTGCAG CACAGACAAGGACCAGCCTTCGA AGGACGTCTTTGATGACTTATTTAAGCTGGCTCCAGAGAAAGTGAGCGCTGTGAAGGAG GCCATCGTGAACTTTGTCAACCAGAAGCTAGGCCGCCTGGGCCTGTCTGTGCAGAATCTGGACACACAG ttttcagatggAGTCATCTTACTCCTGCTGATTGGACAACTGGAGGGCTTCTTCCTGCACTTGAAGGAATTCTACCTCACTCCCAGTTCTCCTGCAGAAATG CTGCACAATGTCACTCTGGCCCTGGAGCTGCTGAAGGATGAAGGCCTGCTCAGCTACCCCATCAGCCCCGAAG ACATTGTGAACAAGGATGCCAAGAGCACGCTGCGAGTCCTCTACAGCCTGTTTTATAAGCACAAGCTGAAAGAAAGCACAGATGGGATGCCCTGTGGCTCCCTGAATTAG
- the PARVG gene encoding gamma-parvin isoform X2 codes for MEAETLYNLLQLPKEATPPADEELLQGQKKKYLSPTSRTDPKLAELQKVLMEWINTQLHSEHIVVRSLEEDMFDGLILHHLFQKLAALKVEAEEVALTAASQRRKLEVVLQAANQSLQVEEPQVKWSVETIFNKDLLATLHLLVALAKRFQPDLPLPSNVQVEMVTTESTRSGLKSKKLVEQLTDCSTDKDQPSKDVFDDLFKLAPEKAIVNFVNQKLGRLGLSVQNLDTQFSDGVILLLLIGQLEGFFLHLKEFYLTPSSPAEMLHNVTLALELLKDEGLLSYPISPEDIVNKDAKSTLRVLYSLFYKHKLKESTDGMPCGSLN; via the exons ATGGAGGCGGAGACCTTGTACAACCTGCTGCAGCTTCCCAAGGAGGCCACACCGCCAGCAGACGAGGAGCTCCTGCAAG GACAGAAGAAGAAATACCTGTCACCCACCTCCAGGACGGATCCCAAGCTGGCGGAACTGCAGAAG GTGCTGATGGAGTGGATCAACACCCAGCTCCACTCCGAGCACATTGTGGTCCGAAGCCTGGAGGAGGACATGTTCGATGGGCTCATCCTGCACCACCTTTTCC AGAAGCTGGCCGCGCTCAAGGTGGAAGCAGAGGAGGTTGCCTTGACGGCTGCAAGCCAGAGGCGCAAGCTGGAGGTCGTCCTGCAGGCAGCCAACCAGAGTCTGCAGGTGGAGGAACCGCAGGTCAAGTGGAGCGTGGAGA CCATCTTCAACAAGGACCTGCTGGCCACCTTGCACCTCCTTGTGGCCCTGGCCAAGCGCTTCCAGCCTGACCTGCCCCTCCCGAGCAACGTGCAGGTGGAGATGGTCACCACAGAG AGCACCAGGAGTGGCCTGAAGTCGAAGAAGTTGGTGGAACAGCTCACGGACTGCAG CACAGACAAGGACCAGCCTTCGA AGGACGTCTTTGATGACTTATTTAAGCTGGCTCCAGAGAAA GCCATCGTGAACTTTGTCAACCAGAAGCTAGGCCGCCTGGGCCTGTCTGTGCAGAATCTGGACACACAG ttttcagatggAGTCATCTTACTCCTGCTGATTGGACAACTGGAGGGCTTCTTCCTGCACTTGAAGGAATTCTACCTCACTCCCAGTTCTCCTGCAGAAATG CTGCACAATGTCACTCTGGCCCTGGAGCTGCTGAAGGATGAAGGCCTGCTCAGCTACCCCATCAGCCCCGAAG ACATTGTGAACAAGGATGCCAAGAGCACGCTGCGAGTCCTCTACAGCCTGTTTTATAAGCACAAGCTGAAAGAAAGCACAGATGGGATGCCCTGTGGCTCCCTGAATTAG
- the PARVG gene encoding gamma-parvin isoform X3: MEAETLYNLLQLPKEATPPADEELLQGQKKKYLSPTSRTDPKLAELQKVLMEWINTQLHSEHIVVRSLEEDMFDGLILHHLFQKLAALKVEAEEVALTAASQRRKLEVVLQAANQSLQVEEPQVKWSVETIFNKDLLATLHLLVALAKRFQPDLPLPSNVQVEMVTTESTRSGLKSKKLVEQLTDCSTDKDQPSKDVFDDLFKLAPEKVSAVKEAIVNFVNQKLGRLGLSVQNLDTQFSDGVILLLLIGQLEGFFLHLKEFYLTPSSPAEMVGGSIGNHQTNPHSFPWLSPLTQQGSPPPGSLP, from the exons ATGGAGGCGGAGACCTTGTACAACCTGCTGCAGCTTCCCAAGGAGGCCACACCGCCAGCAGACGAGGAGCTCCTGCAAG GACAGAAGAAGAAATACCTGTCACCCACCTCCAGGACGGATCCCAAGCTGGCGGAACTGCAGAAG GTGCTGATGGAGTGGATCAACACCCAGCTCCACTCCGAGCACATTGTGGTCCGAAGCCTGGAGGAGGACATGTTCGATGGGCTCATCCTGCACCACCTTTTCC AGAAGCTGGCCGCGCTCAAGGTGGAAGCAGAGGAGGTTGCCTTGACGGCTGCAAGCCAGAGGCGCAAGCTGGAGGTCGTCCTGCAGGCAGCCAACCAGAGTCTGCAGGTGGAGGAACCGCAGGTCAAGTGGAGCGTGGAGA CCATCTTCAACAAGGACCTGCTGGCCACCTTGCACCTCCTTGTGGCCCTGGCCAAGCGCTTCCAGCCTGACCTGCCCCTCCCGAGCAACGTGCAGGTGGAGATGGTCACCACAGAG AGCACCAGGAGTGGCCTGAAGTCGAAGAAGTTGGTGGAACAGCTCACGGACTGCAG CACAGACAAGGACCAGCCTTCGA AGGACGTCTTTGATGACTTATTTAAGCTGGCTCCAGAGAAAGTGAGCGCTGTGAAGGAG GCCATCGTGAACTTTGTCAACCAGAAGCTAGGCCGCCTGGGCCTGTCTGTGCAGAATCTGGACACACAG ttttcagatggAGTCATCTTACTCCTGCTGATTGGACAACTGGAGGGCTTCTTCCTGCACTTGAAGGAATTCTACCTCACTCCCAGTTCTCCTGCAGAAATG GTTGGGGGCAGCATTGGAAACCATCAGACGAACCCGCACTCCTTTCCCTGGCTAAGTCCCCTCACCCAGCAGGGCTCGCCTccaccaggaagccttccctga
- the PARVG gene encoding gamma-parvin isoform X4, whose protein sequence is MEAETLYNLLQLPKEATPPADEELLQGQKKKYLSPTSRTDPKLAELQKVLMEWINTQLHSEHIVVRSLEEDMFDGLILHHLFQKLAALKVEAEEVALTAASQRRKLEVVLQAANQSLQVEEPQVKWSVETIFNKDLLATLHLLVALAKRFQPDLPLPSNVQVEMVTTESTRSGLKSKKLVEQLTDCSTDKDQPSKDVFDDLFKLAPEKVSAVKEAIVNFVNQKLGRLGLSVQNLDTQFSDGVILLLLIGQLEGFFLHLKEFYLTPSSPAEMAFLLRCPPHAPARSLAALQGEGPSLRGQ, encoded by the exons ATGGAGGCGGAGACCTTGTACAACCTGCTGCAGCTTCCCAAGGAGGCCACACCGCCAGCAGACGAGGAGCTCCTGCAAG GACAGAAGAAGAAATACCTGTCACCCACCTCCAGGACGGATCCCAAGCTGGCGGAACTGCAGAAG GTGCTGATGGAGTGGATCAACACCCAGCTCCACTCCGAGCACATTGTGGTCCGAAGCCTGGAGGAGGACATGTTCGATGGGCTCATCCTGCACCACCTTTTCC AGAAGCTGGCCGCGCTCAAGGTGGAAGCAGAGGAGGTTGCCTTGACGGCTGCAAGCCAGAGGCGCAAGCTGGAGGTCGTCCTGCAGGCAGCCAACCAGAGTCTGCAGGTGGAGGAACCGCAGGTCAAGTGGAGCGTGGAGA CCATCTTCAACAAGGACCTGCTGGCCACCTTGCACCTCCTTGTGGCCCTGGCCAAGCGCTTCCAGCCTGACCTGCCCCTCCCGAGCAACGTGCAGGTGGAGATGGTCACCACAGAG AGCACCAGGAGTGGCCTGAAGTCGAAGAAGTTGGTGGAACAGCTCACGGACTGCAG CACAGACAAGGACCAGCCTTCGA AGGACGTCTTTGATGACTTATTTAAGCTGGCTCCAGAGAAAGTGAGCGCTGTGAAGGAG GCCATCGTGAACTTTGTCAACCAGAAGCTAGGCCGCCTGGGCCTGTCTGTGCAGAATCTGGACACACAG ttttcagatggAGTCATCTTACTCCTGCTGATTGGACAACTGGAGGGCTTCTTCCTGCACTTGAAGGAATTCTACCTCACTCCCAGTTCTCCTGCAGAAATG